Proteins from a genomic interval of Rhodococcus rhodochrous:
- a CDS encoding ABC transporter permease has translation MFRLIGQRLLAVVPLLMIATAITFGLIFLIPGDPAHRIAGESATPQQIETVREELGLDQPVLVQYFDFLFGLVRGDLGTSFTYQAPVLEMIVDRLPVTFSLAMVAVVVALLVGIPAGIIGGSRPGSWQDRATGVGSTLGVATPNFVLGLLLVLVFSLTLRALPATGYTPLAKGLWPWLSHLLLPAIALGLAAAAEIARQLRSSMIEVMQQDYVRTATAKGLSRRSVLWKHALKNAFIPTATVLGMQIAFLLGGTAVIESVFGLKGLGDFAVQSVLSGDLPAIQGVVIFGVFATVIMSLLVDISYGYLNPRTRSAA, from the coding sequence ATGTTTCGACTCATCGGACAGCGGCTGCTGGCGGTCGTCCCGTTGCTGATGATCGCCACGGCCATCACCTTCGGTCTGATCTTCCTGATTCCCGGCGATCCGGCACACCGGATCGCCGGAGAGTCGGCGACACCTCAGCAGATCGAGACGGTCCGTGAGGAGCTCGGCCTCGACCAACCGGTCCTTGTGCAGTACTTCGACTTCCTGTTCGGACTGGTGCGTGGCGATCTCGGTACGAGTTTCACGTACCAGGCCCCAGTGTTGGAGATGATCGTCGATCGTCTGCCGGTGACGTTCTCGTTGGCGATGGTGGCCGTGGTCGTGGCACTTCTCGTGGGTATTCCGGCAGGAATCATCGGAGGAAGCAGGCCCGGAAGTTGGCAGGACCGTGCCACCGGCGTGGGGTCGACACTCGGCGTCGCTACACCCAACTTCGTCCTGGGTCTGCTCCTCGTGCTCGTCTTCTCCCTGACCCTGCGAGCCCTCCCGGCCACCGGATACACCCCGCTCGCAAAGGGGTTGTGGCCGTGGCTCAGCCACCTGCTGTTGCCGGCGATCGCCCTGGGGTTGGCCGCGGCCGCCGAGATCGCACGCCAATTGCGTAGTTCCATGATCGAAGTGATGCAGCAGGACTACGTTCGTACTGCCACAGCGAAGGGACTGAGCCGGCGCAGTGTCCTGTGGAAGCACGCTCTGAAGAACGCTTTCATCCCGACGGCGACCGTCCTGGGCATGCAGATCGCCTTCCTGCTCGGCGGTACGGCCGTCATCGAGTCCGTCTTCGGTCTCAAGGGTCTCGGAGATTTCGCGGTGCAATCGGTGCTCTCCGGAGACCTGCCCGCCATTCAAGGAGTCGTGATCTTCGGTGTGTTCGCCACTGTGATCATGAGTCTGCTCGTCGACATCTCCTACGGCTACCTCAATCCGAGAACAAGGAGCGCCGCATGA
- a CDS encoding LON peptidase substrate-binding domain-containing protein, which produces MPILPMFPLGTALLPGSDLPLRIFEPRYQQLVQDCTASPDGPLFGVVLIARGHEVGGGEQRHDVGTIARIMVDTEVGAGRRELECIAEERIRVTRWLPDDPYPLAEVEPWPDTDSGPVDFAEITGPMGRLYGVLDRLTGGRAPLPPATTELPEDPGARLFALARYVPMGEADRYAVLAAPGPAERMAVLLEAISTAVDLAEWKLKG; this is translated from the coding sequence ATGCCGATACTGCCCATGTTCCCGCTCGGCACCGCACTGCTTCCCGGATCCGACCTTCCGTTGCGCATCTTCGAGCCGAGATATCAGCAGCTCGTCCAGGACTGCACGGCATCACCGGACGGCCCTCTCTTCGGGGTCGTCCTCATCGCCCGAGGACACGAAGTGGGCGGAGGCGAGCAACGACACGACGTCGGCACCATCGCGCGGATCATGGTCGACACCGAGGTCGGTGCGGGTCGTCGCGAACTCGAATGCATTGCAGAGGAACGCATTCGCGTCACCCGATGGCTGCCCGACGACCCCTATCCCCTCGCGGAGGTGGAGCCCTGGCCCGACACCGATTCGGGACCGGTGGATTTCGCCGAGATCACCGGACCGATGGGCCGGTTGTACGGGGTGCTCGACCGTCTCACGGGCGGCCGGGCCCCGCTGCCTCCCGCCACCACCGAACTACCGGAGGATCCGGGGGCGCGACTGTTCGCGCTCGCCCGGTACGTGCCGATGGGGGAAGCGGACCGCTATGCGGTTCTCGCCGCGCCGGGTCCGGCCGAACGCATGGCCGTGCTGCTCGAAGCGATCTCCACCGCAGTCGATCTCGCGGAATGGAAGTTGAAGGGCTGA
- a CDS encoding SDR family NAD(P)-dependent oxidoreductase — protein sequence MAEAKVALVTGASRSVGKGIACALGSDGWTVYVTARGPVGVDGPLDHTAAEVTERGGRGIAVQCDHRDDAQIHELFGRIADEQDSRLDLLVNNVWASPPGFAGFSEPFWKRPIGDWDRLIGVGLRAHYVASVEAAQLMVPRNNGMIVNISSFGTRGYLHSVLYGISKAGLDKMAADMAVELRGTGMTTLSLWPGLVKNEAMLARGIDNFEGFSLANAETPEFIGRVIVALAADPEVNARSGRTLITAETALDYGIVDVEGNQPDSHRDIFGGGPLF from the coding sequence ATGGCAGAAGCCAAGGTTGCGCTGGTCACCGGCGCGAGTCGCAGCGTGGGCAAGGGCATCGCGTGCGCGCTCGGCTCCGACGGCTGGACCGTCTACGTCACCGCGCGCGGTCCCGTCGGTGTCGACGGACCGCTCGACCACACCGCGGCGGAGGTCACCGAACGCGGCGGACGAGGTATCGCCGTGCAGTGCGACCACCGCGACGACGCACAGATTCACGAACTGTTCGGCCGGATCGCCGACGAGCAGGACTCCCGCCTCGACCTGCTCGTCAACAACGTGTGGGCGTCACCGCCGGGGTTCGCAGGTTTCTCCGAACCGTTCTGGAAACGCCCGATCGGCGACTGGGACAGACTGATCGGCGTCGGTCTCCGCGCGCACTACGTCGCCTCCGTCGAGGCCGCGCAGCTGATGGTGCCACGCAACAACGGGATGATCGTCAACATCTCGTCGTTCGGCACCCGCGGGTACCTGCATTCGGTGCTGTACGGCATCTCGAAGGCCGGCCTGGACAAGATGGCCGCCGACATGGCCGTCGAACTCAGGGGCACCGGGATGACCACCCTGTCGCTGTGGCCGGGACTGGTGAAGAACGAAGCCATGCTCGCCCGAGGCATCGACAACTTCGAGGGCTTCTCGTTGGCCAACGCCGAGACACCGGAGTTCATCGGACGGGTGATCGTCGCGCTCGCAGCCGACCCCGAGGTGAACGCGCGCAGCGGCCGCACCCTCATCACCGCCGAGACCGCACTCGACTACGGCATCGTGGACGTCGAAGGCAACCAACCCGATTCACACCGGGACATCTTCGGAGGCGGGCCGTTGTTCTGA
- a CDS encoding AI-2E family transporter, with the protein MTKRATVADRPRTPRWLRPTIVGVLLAVAFYQMSGWLFHNLKGFLGLLFLAWLFSITIEPIVDRLERFGMRRGAGTGLVLFSLIMLTVGFFAVFGTLLFEQIAQLLTTLPDALTRITDWANRTFDTNFKTGDELLKITPDTLRDLAQRFTPGVLGVLSTLVGALFQILTMLLFVFYMSAEGPKMRRTIASWFPARQQQLIANVWETSVEKAGGYVVSRLILAAAASIFTGIFFLIIGVPYWLPLAIWTGVVSQFIPTLGTYLAIGLPALIAAVQHPLDGVWVIAFGTVYQQIENYVLHPRITARTVSIHPAVAFGSVIVGATLFGPVGALVSVPVVAILQALAESFGHRYELIPEVGGEEPEPDAPELTADNDDYD; encoded by the coding sequence ATGACCAAGCGCGCAACCGTCGCCGATCGTCCACGAACTCCCCGCTGGCTCCGGCCCACGATCGTCGGTGTTCTGCTGGCCGTCGCCTTCTATCAGATGTCGGGTTGGCTCTTCCACAACCTGAAGGGCTTCCTCGGCCTGCTGTTCCTGGCGTGGTTGTTCAGCATCACCATCGAACCGATCGTCGACCGCCTCGAGCGGTTCGGGATGCGTCGCGGGGCCGGGACCGGCCTCGTGCTGTTCTCCCTGATCATGCTCACCGTCGGGTTCTTCGCGGTGTTCGGCACGCTCCTGTTCGAACAGATCGCTCAGTTGCTCACCACACTGCCGGACGCGCTCACGCGCATCACCGACTGGGCGAACCGCACCTTCGACACGAACTTCAAAACCGGGGACGAGCTGCTCAAGATCACTCCCGATACGCTTCGCGATCTCGCGCAACGCTTCACGCCCGGTGTCCTCGGTGTCCTCAGCACTCTGGTCGGTGCCCTGTTCCAGATCCTGACGATGCTGCTGTTCGTCTTCTACATGTCGGCCGAAGGGCCGAAGATGCGCCGGACGATCGCGAGCTGGTTCCCGGCCCGGCAGCAGCAGCTGATCGCGAACGTGTGGGAGACCTCGGTGGAGAAGGCCGGCGGCTACGTCGTCTCCCGATTGATCCTCGCCGCCGCCGCGTCGATCTTCACCGGAATCTTCTTCCTCATCATCGGGGTTCCGTACTGGCTGCCCCTCGCGATCTGGACCGGGGTGGTCTCGCAGTTCATCCCGACCCTCGGTACCTATCTGGCGATCGGGCTCCCCGCGCTCATCGCCGCGGTGCAGCATCCGCTCGACGGCGTGTGGGTGATCGCCTTCGGCACGGTCTATCAGCAGATCGAGAACTATGTGCTCCACCCGCGCATCACGGCCCGCACGGTGTCGATCCACCCGGCGGTGGCGTTCGGTTCGGTGATCGTCGGTGCCACACTGTTCGGCCCGGTGGGGGCGCTGGTGTCCGTGCCGGTGGTGGCGATCCTGCAGGCGCTCGCCGAGTCGTTCGGGCATCGCTACGAACTGATCCCGGAGGTGGGTGGGGAGGAACCGGAGCCCGACGCCCCGGAGCTCACGGCCGACAACGACGACTACGACTGA
- a CDS encoding ABC transporter permease yields MSDITVSTKPAGDTIVAVGESPRHRFLRRFRNRPGAVVAAVFLVLIAVLGLLAPLIAPHDPIVQELTARRLPPLSDGYLLGTDNLGRDTLSRLLYGARVAVSAALISVSVGLLIGVVPALIAGFLGGWWDTILSRVADAFLSFPPLLLAMAIVGVMGTNLTNAMIAIGIVFGPRFFRVVRGAVIGVRESTFIEASRSIGTPTARIVRMHVLPHTLSPLIVQISLACGFALLAESSLSFLGLGVQPPEASWGRMLAEGREAWNYTAWPVVIPALVIILAVLACNTLGDGIRDSVGRENRSER; encoded by the coding sequence ATGAGCGACATCACCGTCTCGACGAAGCCGGCAGGCGACACGATCGTAGCCGTCGGCGAATCCCCACGTCACAGGTTCCTTCGCCGATTCCGGAACCGTCCGGGAGCCGTGGTCGCTGCCGTCTTTCTCGTCCTCATCGCGGTTCTCGGACTACTTGCGCCTCTGATTGCTCCGCACGACCCGATCGTGCAGGAGCTGACCGCACGCCGACTGCCTCCACTGTCCGACGGATATCTGCTCGGCACCGACAATCTGGGTCGTGACACGCTGTCCCGGTTGCTCTACGGTGCGCGTGTCGCAGTCTCGGCGGCGCTCATCTCGGTGTCGGTCGGACTGCTCATCGGTGTCGTGCCTGCCCTGATCGCCGGGTTCCTCGGCGGCTGGTGGGACACGATCCTCTCGCGGGTCGCCGATGCCTTTCTCAGCTTCCCCCCGTTGCTGCTCGCGATGGCCATCGTCGGCGTGATGGGCACCAACCTCACCAACGCGATGATCGCGATCGGAATTGTGTTCGGTCCCAGATTCTTCCGCGTGGTACGCGGGGCTGTGATCGGAGTACGTGAGAGCACCTTCATCGAGGCCTCCCGCAGTATCGGCACTCCGACCGCGCGGATCGTGCGCATGCATGTACTCCCGCACACGCTGTCCCCTTTGATCGTCCAGATCAGCCTGGCGTGCGGGTTCGCGTTGCTCGCCGAGTCGTCGCTCAGTTTTCTCGGGTTGGGTGTCCAGCCGCCCGAGGCGAGTTGGGGTCGCATGCTCGCAGAAGGGCGCGAAGCGTGGAACTACACGGCCTGGCCGGTGGTGATTCCGGCCCTGGTGATCATCCTGGCCGTTCTGGCCTGCAACACCCTCGGTGACGGCATCCGTGACTCGGTGGGCCGCGAGAACCGGAGTGAACGATGA
- a CDS encoding ABC transporter ATP-binding protein — translation MTVELTAVETKQPLLTVRGLRVEFPVGRRTARRKQVVRAVDGVDFDIFPGETFALVGESGSGKSTTARGILRLVDVAQGSVVLDGVDVTALSRSELRTARRHMQMVFQDPYSSLDPSHTVGDAIAEPLQVHTDLSDDDRRRKVGRLLEQVGLRAEHADRYPYEFSGGQRQRIAIARAIAVEPKLVIADEAVSALDVSTQNQVIALLEQLSAELGIAYLFIAHDLAVVRHIAHTTAVMYLGRIVEWGPTERLFTEPAHPYTQALLSAVPVPDPARQRRRERIRLSGELPDPANPPTGCAFSTRCPLVMPVCRESRPAVTEVAGGGQVACHVHPSEQRPASEDVPV, via the coding sequence ATGACCGTCGAACTCACCGCCGTCGAGACGAAGCAACCATTGCTGACGGTGCGTGGGCTGCGCGTGGAGTTCCCCGTCGGTCGCCGAACGGCGCGCCGGAAGCAGGTAGTACGCGCCGTGGATGGGGTCGATTTCGACATCTTCCCTGGTGAAACGTTCGCCTTGGTCGGTGAGTCGGGTTCGGGCAAGTCGACGACGGCCCGTGGAATCCTGCGGCTCGTCGATGTCGCTCAGGGATCCGTCGTGCTCGACGGTGTAGACGTGACCGCACTGAGCAGAAGTGAACTCCGCACCGCCAGACGCCATATGCAGATGGTCTTCCAGGATCCCTATTCCTCGTTGGATCCCTCGCACACGGTCGGGGATGCGATCGCCGAGCCCCTGCAGGTACATACCGATCTCTCCGATGACGACCGACGCCGCAAGGTCGGTCGGCTGCTCGAGCAGGTCGGTTTGCGCGCGGAGCACGCCGATCGGTATCCCTACGAGTTCTCCGGTGGACAGCGCCAGCGCATCGCCATCGCGCGTGCCATCGCCGTGGAACCGAAGTTGGTGATCGCGGACGAGGCCGTCAGCGCGCTCGACGTCTCGACGCAGAATCAGGTCATCGCGCTGCTCGAACAGCTCTCCGCGGAACTGGGCATCGCCTACCTGTTCATAGCGCACGATCTGGCGGTGGTGCGTCACATCGCCCACACCACGGCCGTGATGTATCTCGGGCGAATCGTCGAATGGGGACCGACGGAACGTCTGTTCACCGAACCGGCGCATCCGTACACGCAAGCATTGCTGTCCGCGGTCCCCGTCCCGGACCCGGCACGGCAACGCCGCCGAGAGCGCATTCGCCTGAGTGGAGAACTGCCCGATCCGGCGAACCCGCCGACAGGGTGCGCCTTCAGCACCCGTTGCCCACTGGTCATGCCGGTGTGCCGGGAGAGTCGACCGGCTGTCACCGAAGTGGCAGGAGGGGGACAGGTCGCCTGCCACGTGCACCCATCAGAACAACGGCCCGCCTCCGAAGATGTCCCGGTGTGA
- a CDS encoding ABC transporter substrate-binding protein — MPAVSRRSPIRALGAVIGTCAVLLTACGSTATENSGVGDPALPLHYATVFGVSSFDPHKTRITSDATMLNMVYDRLVHRDAAGQPIPGLAESWEIDETTLTLHLRDGLAFSSGAALGADAVVANLRRALEPDSITAPMLAGVVGVDATDDRTVVLTFDGPGAQYVLALSDLAGMIVDPDAFGSPEKDTQLALTPAGAGRYVLAESRPGAEYEFTARADYWDPDAIGTETFVWTVMTDPQARLSAVSAGDIDVAITTPLTIDAAEQQGLRVETALRLDHMALNFNRNRSEFGNLDVRKAIAHAIDRQAIADTAMEGHAEAATQNFPEDYFAYDPDLADDYPYDPDRARQLLSDAGLPEGFSFTAILLNLPENVQVAQIVQQQLAQVGIEMKLEPLPPSDASPTFYRGDADAFLTTFTGRSDPALLLSALYGENSPQNPSRTTAPGFQEALDSANRETDLQTRGDKLGEVSKTAMDNVLTVPLVFFELGSTLSDQVVGYETNLLIDEWRGVGIASS; from the coding sequence ATGCCTGCTGTGTCGAGGAGGTCGCCGATCCGTGCATTGGGTGCAGTGATCGGGACCTGTGCGGTGCTGCTCACCGCATGCGGGTCGACCGCCACCGAGAACTCCGGAGTCGGTGATCCTGCGCTTCCGCTGCACTACGCCACCGTCTTCGGCGTCTCGTCGTTCGATCCGCACAAGACGCGGATCACGAGCGACGCCACCATGCTCAACATGGTCTACGACCGCCTCGTCCACCGTGACGCAGCCGGCCAACCGATCCCAGGGCTCGCCGAGTCGTGGGAAATCGACGAGACCACGCTGACACTCCACCTGCGTGACGGGCTGGCTTTCTCCAGTGGCGCCGCCCTCGGCGCCGATGCTGTGGTCGCCAACCTCCGACGTGCTCTCGAGCCCGACTCGATCACGGCACCCATGCTGGCCGGCGTGGTCGGGGTCGACGCAACGGACGACCGCACGGTCGTGCTGACCTTCGACGGTCCGGGCGCGCAGTACGTGCTGGCGTTGTCCGACCTTGCTGGGATGATCGTCGACCCGGACGCATTCGGAAGTCCGGAGAAGGACACCCAACTCGCGCTCACACCCGCCGGTGCAGGGCGCTACGTCCTCGCGGAGTCCCGACCGGGTGCCGAGTACGAGTTCACCGCCAGAGCTGATTATTGGGACCCCGACGCGATCGGCACCGAAACCTTCGTCTGGACCGTGATGACCGATCCGCAGGCGCGTCTGAGCGCCGTGTCGGCAGGGGACATCGATGTCGCAATCACCACGCCGTTGACGATCGACGCAGCCGAACAGCAGGGTCTTCGGGTGGAGACAGCACTTCGGCTCGACCACATGGCGCTCAACTTCAACCGGAACCGCAGCGAGTTCGGCAACCTCGACGTGCGCAAAGCCATCGCTCACGCGATCGACCGCCAGGCCATCGCGGACACAGCGATGGAGGGTCACGCCGAAGCGGCCACGCAGAATTTTCCGGAGGACTACTTCGCGTACGACCCGGATCTCGCCGACGACTATCCGTACGATCCCGACCGGGCACGACAGTTGCTGTCCGATGCGGGGCTGCCGGAAGGATTCTCGTTCACGGCCATCCTGCTGAATCTGCCCGAGAACGTGCAGGTGGCGCAGATTGTGCAACAACAACTTGCACAGGTCGGCATCGAGATGAAACTCGAACCGTTGCCCCCGTCGGATGCGTCACCGACCTTCTATCGAGGGGACGCCGACGCATTCCTCACGACCTTCACCGGTCGTTCCGATCCGGCGTTGTTGCTGTCCGCGCTCTACGGTGAGAATTCGCCTCAGAACCCCTCCCGTACCACTGCGCCGGGCTTCCAGGAGGCGCTCGACTCCGCCAACCGCGAGACCGACCTGCAGACCCGTGGGGACAAGCTCGGAGAGGTCTCGAAAACCGCCATGGACAACGTCCTCACCGTGCCCTTGGTCTTCTTCGAACTCGGATCGACGCTCTCCGACCAGGTCGTCGGATACGAGACGAACCTGTTGATCGACGAATGGCGTGGCGTCGGTATCGCTTCCTCCTGA
- a CDS encoding ABC transporter substrate-binding protein gives MSRRSLASVVAAFATALLLAGCGTSAATDATAEIDPQATLRYATTYGASSFDPHKTRITSDSTMLNLVYDRLVHRDRNADPVPGLAESWEFSEDGSTLTLNLRQDVTFADGTPLDAPAVVANLRRALEPDSITAAMLAGVESVEAVDAHTVALRLNGPGGQLVLTLSDLPGMIVNPNAFGTPDKDAALVLDPAGAGRYTVVQSQPGAQYRFAARDDYWDREAVQAAEFEWVVMTDPQTRVNAVASDQLDAAMATPMSLDPAEQQGLQTHVQTSLNNYVLNLNRTRSEFGKLEVRQALAHAVDRESVVETALEGHGEPASQNFPAGYFAHNEALDGQYAFDPDKAKQLLDEAGVPDGFAFVAGVSNLPENQMIGQILQEQLARVGITMEIRSMTPTDLNPAFNRGELDAILTTLVGRADPSLLLTSFYGQDSPQNPSRDAIPGFREAMEAANRATDPEERSVLLGEVNAVVMNYAAMLPIAFAELGAVASDRLSGYEPNRVVDEWRGVGVAAP, from the coding sequence ATGTCTCGTAGATCGCTGGCCTCGGTCGTTGCTGCCTTCGCGACCGCACTGCTTCTCGCCGGCTGCGGAACGTCGGCAGCAACCGACGCCACCGCAGAGATCGACCCGCAGGCGACCCTGCGTTATGCCACGACGTATGGCGCGTCGTCGTTCGATCCCCACAAGACCCGGATCACCAGTGACTCGACGATGCTGAACCTCGTCTACGACCGACTGGTACATCGCGATCGAAATGCGGATCCGGTGCCCGGGCTCGCTGAATCCTGGGAGTTCTCCGAGGACGGCTCCACTCTGACGTTGAACTTGCGTCAGGACGTGACCTTCGCGGACGGAACCCCGCTCGACGCACCTGCAGTGGTGGCAAACCTGCGCCGCGCACTGGAGCCCGACTCGATCACGGCCGCGATGCTCGCAGGCGTCGAGTCTGTGGAGGCGGTCGACGCACACACCGTAGCGCTCCGCCTGAACGGTCCGGGCGGGCAACTCGTTCTCACGTTGTCGGACCTTCCGGGAATGATCGTCAACCCCAATGCTTTCGGAACTCCCGACAAGGACGCCGCACTCGTACTCGACCCCGCGGGCGCCGGCCGGTACACCGTGGTCCAGTCCCAGCCGGGTGCCCAGTACCGCTTCGCCGCCCGCGACGACTACTGGGATCGGGAAGCGGTACAAGCCGCGGAATTCGAGTGGGTCGTCATGACCGATCCGCAGACCCGCGTGAACGCGGTCGCCTCCGACCAGCTCGACGCCGCCATGGCGACACCGATGTCGCTCGACCCTGCCGAACAACAGGGCCTGCAGACGCACGTGCAGACGAGCCTCAACAACTACGTGCTCAACCTGAACCGCACTCGCAGCGAGTTCGGCAAACTCGAAGTACGACAGGCGCTGGCCCACGCAGTGGACCGGGAGTCGGTCGTGGAGACGGCGCTCGAGGGGCACGGTGAACCCGCGAGCCAGAACTTCCCGGCAGGCTACTTCGCCCACAACGAGGCCCTCGACGGTCAATACGCCTTCGATCCCGACAAAGCGAAGCAGCTGCTCGACGAAGCAGGTGTGCCGGACGGATTCGCCTTCGTAGCAGGTGTTTCCAATCTTCCCGAGAACCAGATGATCGGGCAGATCCTGCAGGAGCAGCTGGCGCGCGTCGGTATCACCATGGAGATCCGGTCCATGACGCCGACTGACCTCAACCCCGCGTTCAATCGCGGTGAGCTCGATGCCATTCTCACCACGCTCGTCGGCCGCGCGGACCCCTCGCTACTGCTGACCTCCTTCTACGGTCAGGATTCGCCCCAGAATCCTTCCCGTGACGCGATTCCGGGATTCCGGGAAGCCATGGAAGCGGCCAACCGCGCCACCGACCCCGAGGAGCGCTCGGTGCTGCTCGGCGAGGTGAACGCCGTGGTGATGAATTACGCGGCAATGCTGCCGATCGCCTTCGCCGAACTCGGTGCCGTCGCATCGGATCGGCTCTCGGGTTACGAGCCCAATCGGGTGGTCGACGAGTGGCGTGGTGTCGGAGTGGCCGCCCCGTGA
- a CDS encoding ABC transporter ATP-binding protein, with the protein MTEPLLRVDGLGVEFATGSGWTSVLQDVSFDVAAGELVGLVGESGSGKSVTCSSVLRLLPANQSRIVSGGIRFRGRDLLTMPERELADVRGNDIAMIFQEPMTSLNPVFTVGDQISEVVRRHRGVNRKVALARAVEVLDLVGIPNATRRVRQYPHEFSGGMRQRVMIAMALACEPSLLIADEPTTALDVTIQAQVLDLIRDMAERFEMGVLFVTHDLGVVADLCTEVVVMYAGQVVEKARTEELFATPKHPYTQGLLRSVPTIDGRSDLHTIPGAPPAPGSMPRGCRFGPRCAHRRDECDAVIPLHVLENERMSRCARVTDLMLEGNR; encoded by the coding sequence ATGACCGAACCATTGCTGCGCGTCGACGGCCTCGGCGTCGAATTTGCGACCGGCTCCGGCTGGACATCGGTCCTGCAGGACGTCTCCTTCGATGTGGCGGCCGGCGAACTCGTCGGGCTCGTCGGTGAATCCGGCTCCGGCAAATCTGTCACCTGTTCGTCCGTCCTACGACTGTTGCCGGCGAATCAGTCCCGCATCGTCTCCGGAGGTATCCGGTTCCGCGGACGTGATCTGCTGACGATGCCGGAACGCGAACTCGCGGACGTACGCGGCAACGACATCGCGATGATCTTCCAGGAACCGATGACGAGTCTGAACCCGGTCTTCACGGTCGGGGACCAGATCTCCGAAGTGGTGCGGCGACACCGAGGCGTGAACCGGAAGGTGGCACTGGCGCGCGCCGTAGAGGTGCTCGACCTCGTCGGTATCCCGAATGCGACCCGCCGAGTGCGTCAGTACCCGCACGAGTTCTCGGGCGGTATGCGTCAGAGGGTCATGATCGCGATGGCGCTCGCGTGTGAACCGTCCCTCCTCATCGCGGACGAACCCACAACGGCACTCGACGTCACCATCCAGGCTCAGGTGCTCGATCTGATCAGGGACATGGCAGAACGGTTCGAGATGGGCGTGCTGTTCGTGACACACGATCTCGGGGTGGTGGCCGATCTGTGCACCGAGGTGGTGGTCATGTATGCCGGACAGGTGGTGGAGAAGGCCCGCACCGAAGAACTGTTCGCGACTCCGAAGCACCCGTACACACAAGGTCTGCTGCGGTCGGTCCCGACCATCGACGGTCGCAGCGATCTGCACACCATCCCCGGTGCTCCGCCCGCACCCGGATCGATGCCGAGGGGGTGCCGCTTCGGACCGCGCTGTGCGCATCGCCGCGACGAATGCGATGCCGTGATACCGCTCCACGTGCTGGAGAACGAGCGCATGTCTCGCTGTGCACGGGTGACCGATCTGATGCTGGAGGGAAACCGATGA
- a CDS encoding nuclear transport factor 2 family protein, with the protein MDTVEQRLARLEALEEIRMLKHRYFRACDAKDPDAMRRCFVAQGADIYYGPALGSFDDADALVDIYSRIALERVDDRYVVLDMHHGMHPSIHLTGPDTATGAWTLRFRQVDLRTRTERVTALDYDDDYVVENGEWKISRCHVKVLWSIQRALTDDVEVVQ; encoded by the coding sequence ATGGACACCGTCGAACAACGGTTGGCCCGGCTCGAAGCTCTCGAAGAGATCAGGATGCTCAAGCATCGCTACTTCCGGGCGTGCGATGCCAAGGACCCGGACGCGATGCGCAGGTGCTTCGTCGCGCAGGGCGCCGACATCTACTACGGACCGGCGCTGGGTAGCTTCGACGACGCCGACGCCCTGGTCGACATCTACTCCCGGATCGCTCTCGAACGGGTCGACGACCGCTACGTCGTGCTCGACATGCATCACGGCATGCATCCGAGCATTCACCTGACCGGGCCCGACACCGCGACCGGCGCCTGGACGCTGCGGTTCCGGCAGGTGGATCTGCGTACGCGCACCGAACGGGTCACCGCGCTCGACTACGACGACGACTACGTGGTCGAGAACGGCGAATGGAAGATCTCCCGCTGCCACGTGAAGGTGCTGTGGTCGATCCAGCGGGCTCTCACCGACGACGTGGAAGTGGTGCAGTGA
- a CDS encoding DUF309 domain-containing protein, translating to MTDRDRTPDGRPQNARPRDALGRPLPPGEEGVERVPEDIDLDVEETIAEGQRLLDHGFPFHAHEVFEAMWKKAPPEERPLWQGLAQLAVGLTHLLRGNPTGAASLLKQGQARVRHYEDEPPYRLDIDGLASWADHLLTEIARDEPIPAPPTPRLRMP from the coding sequence GGACCGCACACCCGACGGCAGGCCGCAGAACGCGCGTCCGCGCGACGCCCTGGGGCGTCCGTTGCCGCCGGGCGAAGAAGGCGTCGAACGTGTTCCCGAAGACATCGATCTGGATGTCGAGGAGACCATCGCCGAAGGTCAGCGCCTCCTCGACCACGGTTTTCCGTTCCACGCCCACGAGGTCTTCGAGGCGATGTGGAAGAAGGCACCACCCGAGGAACGTCCCCTCTGGCAGGGCCTCGCCCAGCTCGCCGTGGGGCTGACCCACCTGCTCCGGGGCAACCCCACCGGCGCGGCGTCGCTGCTGAAGCAAGGACAGGCGCGGGTGCGGCACTACGAGGACGAACCGCCCTACCGCCTCGACATCGACGGCCTCGCGAGTTGGGCCGATCATCTGCTCACCGAGATCGCTCGCGACGAACCGATCCCCGCTCCCCCGACCCCGCGCCTGAGGATGCCCTGA